The genome window GCAACTTATGTCTCATGCTCATCAACATTGCAATTTTCTGATGCCCTTTCCATTAATGGTAGAATGAAAATATCCAGTGTCATTTTGTATGATGATATCTAGCCATATATCTAGTTAGACAACTTGAATATGGATAAGTTACCTTTGTTATCACAAACTCTTCTAGAATGAGATGAATTTATTTCACCTAATTGtatataacaataataacaaaatcaAAAAGTACCAACTATCATGGATCATTTTTCACCATTGAGCTCTGTGATTTCATATAATTATATAAAGGTTTgtaatttagaaattttaattttttttgtttaactAATAGATACGTTTATTAATGTTGTAAACATACCAACAAAgctccttttttcttctttttttttcacttgtGCAGGAGGAGTTCGAATCTATATGTCAAGAGACAGAGGTATGCATATAACATACAAATTTTCTGATAAAGGCAGAGAGTTTGTTTCCAAGATATGGCCAACGAGTTTGCTCCTAGAATCCATATTTGTAGTTGCCACACTTGTGGTAATTTGCCTGTAAATTTTAATGAAGCATGTGAGTGATGCCATGTCAATCTTGTCAATGTAGAGAAATGAGGTAAACTAAGGGAAAAGGGATGAACAATAAAGAAGTTACAATGGTAAGCCCTAAGCTCCTACATGAAGACCTGTTGGCATATATTAAGTCGATCTACGTGCCAAAAGTGATCTCATCGAGCAGAAAAAGGCTCAATGAAGCATCATAACAAGTTGTTTTATCTTGCAAAGGGCCATTGGATAGCCTTAAGTAGCTGATAGACCGTCCAACAATTCTATGACCTCCTACATTTGCAAGTGTTTAAGTCCATTTGATAGATCCAGCCATCTGTTGTATACAATAAATCTGATTTCTTTGTTAATATCACTTGCTTTGTGCCGCAACATTGTTTGTTACTATGTTGTGTACTTCTTTGCTCGTGTGGTATCCTTTTGTACTTCTCTAGCTCTTACATTTTCTAGATGAAATGAGTTTGGTCACAATGTGTGGTGGATTGATGTCACTTCCACTGGGTTGCCAAGTTGTTTGTACATTATTTATACTTCTTTTTCTCCTATAGGATCTTCttgttctttttttctctttcattttctttagaaATGAGTTGGATAGGCTTCTGCCCAACCTTTCCCTTAAGGGGAAAGATACAACTCTATTAACTTTTGTTCTTCACCTTCTAAATATCATCTTAATAGCATTTGCCTTTGCAACGAGCTTGAAGAGACCTTGATGCATCTAAATGTCACTAATTTATTCTCCTAATTCCATATTTTCTTACAATTATGAATTGATCTGGTAAGTGCGATTTCAAGTCAATGATGAAGTTTATCTTGTTACTTTTGATTTAATATGAAAACTTACAGAAGTTAAATTACTCATAACAGGTAGGTAAGACTCTTGATATGATAGAGCAACTTGTGGAAGAGCATAACCTTGATGTCCTTGCTGCAGATAAGTAAGTAACAAGGTCAGAAGATTTCATGATTTTCCTAATGAATGAACAATCTGCATACTGCATCAAGTTAAACGATTGGAGAGAATGGACTTCATCTGCTACAAGGAGCTTCCACGATTTTTTGATGTTCTGAACTCATTATAGGTTTATAGACTGTGTTGTTGTTTATGAAAAATTTTGTTTATACTTGATTGGTCTGTACTAGAGTCCCTATTTTTAGATGACTTTATGCTTGCCATGTCTATATCTTGAAATTTTTGCATATCTAGAACATTCAAATATATGATAAAGATGCAAATTCACATATATTGCTATCTTTTCTGCTTTGCTAGTTTTGTTGATAATGAATGTCTCTGAATCAGGACAGACATAGGAGGCATCACAGAGAAGATATTAAAAGCAAAGAAGGATGAAATCCAAGACTTGACGAGTCTGTTGCAGAAGGTAGATTAAATTAAAAAACTTGATCTTCCTTCAGGATTATTTCTAGTACATTTGATGAAGTTGGTATGTTTGATGGTATACAATTGAATcagtatatatattacatatgacTAAAATAAGTATCGACTCTCTGATATTTTTTTCATAGTGAATAAATAGACATTTAGGAATGAGCGCACTATCTTAAAAATTTGAATTACACCATGCCTGACATTTGCACAGAAATACAAATTGAAGAAACATCAAAAATAGGAGAGATATGCTAGTATTTGTTGATGTTATGTAGATAGCCAGTGGTAGTGGAAGTAGCTGGTTCAAGAATGGCCAAGTATTAGCTCTTTTTTATCTTCAAATACAAAAGAATAATCAGGCATACTCATATAGGTTTACTTGATTGAACATGACTTGGACACGTGATGTTTTTGTCTAGTGACAAACAGATTTTGAGAGAGAACCTCCAAAAGAAGCTACATGGATTCTTCCCAACCCAAGATCATGTTAGTGAATTTATCATTGTTTATGCCATAGTTCGCTGTGTCAATTGACTTCAGCATGTATCCACTCAATTCTCATTACTGTCAACCGACGTCACTCAGTCTCCAGCCTATTTCACAACTTCATTACCAGAAATCGGTTGAAATTAGTCATAGTTGATTAATCATGACTGTTGTATGCTGGTACAATTCTAGTGGATTGTCaaccataaaataaataaaagaagatgAGGAATGGAAGGAGGCCAATGGCTGCCACAGGTGGCAACCAGAGGTTGAGGGCAGGAAAGTAGAGGATTGCAGAGGGAAAAACCAGGCATTTACTGTCACTGTCACATGTATTGCTTCTAGTTTTGCCTATTCCATAGATGTTTGATCAGGTGAAATACATCAGTTAGTAAAGCTGGTTGTGGAAGCCAATAAAGCAACAACATTAtggattattttttaatcattgaTTATTGAATAAAATACTTAAGCATGTGTCCATCATATTGTAATGCATCTGTGTAGACAATTTTAGAAGAATGCTGCTTTTATAACTACGAATTCTGTTGTATGTTATACTTTGAAACCTACCATGGGGAAACTACGGCTTGGGATCCTGAGCTGTAAAATGGTCTAGGCTGTAAATTGCTAAGGTTCTTACTTGAGCTTGATTGGAGCTGTAGCAAGCCGTACGTGACATAGCTGATTCTGATACTGAAGTGGACAACCTTATCGTGTGTGTGGTAGTGTCTCTGCATGCAAGGAAGGCTGCATGCTTCTGATCCTTTCAGATTCTTCAATGGAAGTAGGTTCATACACTGTGCTTGCTCTTACAGCTTAAACCTATTGGCAGTTGTGTTCTGTTAGCTATTTCTTTTTTGCCTTAAAGTGAATACTACTTCCTTTTAGCAGATCATGCTAATTCCCTTTTTCTAAATTTATATCGAGGTTTCTCAAGAATCATTCTTTGCTTAGATTGCACCCATTAGGTAGGTCTCTTCACTGCCATATGCTGTTTTTAGTTTTTGGTCAAGTGCTCAACGTAGACTTTGGGAAATGACTTTAGTTTGGCTGATGTTTGTTAGGTTCTTGAAATCTCTGGTTTTCTTGAGCTGTGCTTTATAGCTGACCAGTGTTGACGTGAAAGGGCAGGGGTGATGATGATGAGTCTTTCTTACTACTTGCTGTTTTTCATTCAGGTTGATGATTACAACAATGTTATGAAAGCTCGCATTGAGTCGCTTAAGACTAGTCAGGATCTCTCCACTGCAGACATTGTGGAGCAGGTATGGATGGCAGCAAGTTGAATGCCTTCTTGTAATAACTTGTGTTGTGCTTCTCAGCATCTTGTTGCTATTTTGGTTTTCAATTTGCAGTTGAGAAGCTGGAATGGCAACTTTGAAAAGTACCATGGCAGCTTGAACGGGTGAAGCCAGTGTTTGGTGAAAAATCCCACATGTCAAAGCTTAAGCTATGAGAGAATCTTTCCAATTGTTCGTCTCAGTTCCAGTGAAGGAAGATTGAGCTTAAGATTTGCTCCTTTGTTTCACTGTCACTGATCAAGAAACAAGATATAACTAGCCTCTACAGAATCTTTGACTACATTTTCTATTGCAATTATAGATAAGGGCATCATCCTTACAGTTTGCAGTTGCATCTTTTTCATGAATGATTATGAAGCTACATTGGACTGCTGCCTTGACAGATATTTGCTTCTACTTGT of Musa acuminata AAA Group cultivar baxijiao chromosome BXJ2-3, Cavendish_Baxijiao_AAA, whole genome shotgun sequence contains these proteins:
- the LOC135608349 gene encoding uncharacterized protein LOC135608349 produces the protein MDGRGDLPMSSRHSNLKKSFKLGIRSLLTAFSKEDVEKAFPTITNSERESLYLMFVQVLKSLHENIEEEFESICQETEVGKTLDMIEQLVEEHNLDVLAADKTDIGGITEKILKAKKDEIQDLTSLLQKVDDYNNVMKARIESLKTSQDLSTADIVEQLRSWNGNFEKYHGSLNG